In Candidatus Zixiibacteriota bacterium, the genomic stretch GCACTATCAGGTTGCCCGTGGGGTGCAGCGGATTCTCCAGCGCTACAAGGACCTGCAGGACATCATCGCCATCCTGGGGATGGAGGAACTGTCTGAGGAAGACAAGGTGATCGTCTCCCGTGCCCGACGCATCCAGCGCTTCCTGTCGCAGCCGTTCTTCGTCGCCGAGGCGTTCACCAACACCGCGGGGCGCTATGCAAAACTGGAGGACACGATCAAGGGGTTCGAGGAGTTGATCGGCGGCAAGTACGACGATGTCCCCGAGCAGGCCTTTGTCATGGTGGGGACGATCGAAGAGGCGCTGGAACGCGCCGAGCGGATGAAGTCCGAGGCCGCCTGAACGGTTGAGCTCCCCGCTTGAGGCAGGGCTTGAGGCGTAGTGAATCGCAATGGCCATCGACCTCCGGTTGTCATCCCGGGCGAAGCGAGGGATCTGCTGTTCGTCTTAAACGCTCGTATCGCAACATGACATTGAGGGTGTCAACCGGTCCCTGAGGATATGTCCAAGTTCCATCTCTCCATCGTCACGCCACAGGAAACGGTCTTCGACGAGACCGTCGCCTCGATCATTGTCCCCGGCGCCAAAGGGTACCTCGGTGTCTTGGCGCACCATGCCCCCTTGATCACCCCTCTCCAGCCGGGCAAGATCACCATCACCCTGCCTGAGGGCGCCGAGTTGATCCTGGCGGTTTCCGGCGGGTTTCTGGAAGTCGCCGACAATCGCGCGACGATCCTCGCCGATGCCGCCGAACAGGCCGACAAGATCGACCGCGATCGTGCCCTGCGTGCCCTCGAACGCGCCCGCGACCGCCTGCACAACCACAGGCAGTACGAAGGCCTCGACCTCGACCGCGCCACCGCCGCCTTCCGCCGCGCCCAAAACCGGGTGCGAATCGCGGACAGCATCCTGGTGGACAGGTCGTGACGGCTGTGTGCGAGCCAGTAGTCACGTCAGTAGATGTGTCGTAACGGGCTTTGCCCCAGCAGGTTCGGGCGGCCTTGCTGCATGGGATCTAACGCCGTTGGCGGGCGTAGAATGCAGTTGCGTGCGCCGGTCTGTAGGCGTTTATTCCTGCGATTCCAATGCAAGGAACTCAAGGGAGGATGAGTTGATGAAGACAATGCGAAACGTCATGTCATGTTGGCCCACTGTACTCGGGATGCTGTTCGTCATCGGTTTGTGGGCGGCTCCCGTGGCGATGGGTCAGCAACAGATGCCAGACTCGATGAAGGCGGCGGCTGACTCCGCCGCTCCGGCCAGGTCTGTGGAACCGGCGAAGGCCGACTCGGCGACCAAGGAACCCGCCGCGACGACACCGGCAGCGAAGCCGGAAGAGCAACCGAAGCTGGAAGAAAAACCCAAAGCGGAAGAGCAGCCCAAAGCGGAAGAGAAGCCCAAGACGGAGGCCGCACCGGTGGATCCCAAAGCACCCTACAAGTCCGTGACCTTCGCCAAGGGCGAGAAACCGCGTATCGTGATGGAGACGACGCAGGGGAAGATCGTTATCGAGTTATGGCCGGATGTGGCCCTCAAGCATTGCCAGAGCTTCGCCTATCTGACGGAGAAGGGCTACTTCGACTCGCTCACCTTCCACCGTGTCGTGCCCGGGTTTGTCATTCAGGGCGGCGATCCCAAGGGGAACGGCACCGGCGGGCCGGGATACACGGTCCCGGCGGAGTTTTCCCAGACGCTGTTGCACGAGGATGGCATCCTGTCGATGGCCCGCCGCGGCGATGATATCAACTCGGCCGGCTCACAGTTCTTCATCTGCTTGGGACGACTGCCTTCTCTCGACAAGCAGTACACGATCTTCGGCAAGGTGGTCGAAGGTCTCGACGTCGTTCACAAGATCGAGAAGGTCCCGGTGCAGGGTGAACGACCTGTCACCCCGGTCGTCATGACCAAGGTTTCCCTCGAGCAGAAGGATTGAGTTCAGCCATGAGCAGTCGGAGGCGGGTCTGCATACAGCACGACCCGCCTCTGTTTTTCGGAGGCACGATTTCCTGACAGATCGCTGGATGTCTGCCGTCGTGTCAGGTGCACAGGGCCCCTAGCCCACAGTCCGATAGTGGAAGAGCATCCCTCACCCGTCCGGGGGAGGTCAACGTATAACCTCTCCCTCCGGGAGAGGTCGCGCGGCCCTTCAGGGTCGCGCGGGTGAGGGAGTTTCGGGCGAGTCCAATCTCTCCCTCCGGCAGTGTCCCGAACGGAGTGAGGGAGAGAAGTTAATCCGCCTCGGCGGATCGGTCGAGGGGTTGGCAGGCGGGTTAGGACCGAACGGCGAGAGATGGCCACACCCAAGCCCATCG encodes the following:
- a CDS encoding peptidylprolyl isomerase, yielding MKTMRNVMSCWPTVLGMLFVIGLWAAPVAMGQQQMPDSMKAAADSAAPARSVEPAKADSATKEPAATTPAAKPEEQPKLEEKPKAEEQPKAEEKPKTEAAPVDPKAPYKSVTFAKGEKPRIVMETTQGKIVIELWPDVALKHCQSFAYLTEKGYFDSLTFHRVVPGFVIQGGDPKGNGTGGPGYTVPAEFSQTLLHEDGILSMARRGDDINSAGSQFFICLGRLPSLDKQYTIFGKVVEGLDVVHKIEKVPVQGERPVTPVVMTKVSLEQKD
- a CDS encoding F0F1 ATP synthase subunit epsilon, which translates into the protein MSKFHLSIVTPQETVFDETVASIIVPGAKGYLGVLAHHAPLITPLQPGKITITLPEGAELILAVSGGFLEVADNRATILADAAEQADKIDRDRALRALERARDRLHNHRQYEGLDLDRATAAFRRAQNRVRIADSILVDRS